One part of the Brevundimonas subvibrioides ATCC 15264 genome encodes these proteins:
- a CDS encoding pyridoxal phosphate-dependent aminotransferase: MTADIDQFRAIVISRLAHALKAEGRSVIHMEFGQPSTGAPPAAIAEAHRVLDLDGMGYWESAPLKARIVQLYRDRYGVTVTPDRLLLTCGASPALVLALSSAFRPGDRIAMARPGYVAYRNTVRALNMEAVEIACGPAEHYQLTAAALDALHPAPAGVIIASPANPTGSVISVSELSEIAAVCRKKRIRILSDEIYHGLSYVEPQPSMLSFEPDAMVINSFSKYWSMAGWRLGWLLVPADHAERARAFIGNLFLTPPSLSQHAGLIAMDQHDVLEGHIEVYRRNRARMLEALPALGLKSIAPPDGAFYIWADIGHLTQDSVAFCERLLRDTGVATAPGVDFDPVDGHRFMRFSFAVSTPEIEDALARMIPWFAARAAD, encoded by the coding sequence ATGACCGCCGACATTGACCAGTTCCGCGCCATCGTCATCAGCCGCCTCGCCCACGCCCTGAAGGCCGAGGGACGCAGCGTCATCCATATGGAGTTCGGCCAGCCCTCGACCGGGGCCCCGCCCGCCGCGATCGCCGAGGCGCACCGCGTGCTGGACCTCGACGGCATGGGCTATTGGGAGAGCGCGCCGCTGAAGGCGCGGATCGTCCAGCTGTACCGCGACCGCTACGGCGTCACCGTCACGCCCGACCGCCTGCTGCTGACCTGCGGGGCCTCCCCTGCCCTCGTGCTGGCGCTGTCGTCCGCCTTCAGGCCCGGCGACCGGATCGCCATGGCCCGCCCCGGCTACGTCGCCTATCGCAACACGGTTCGCGCCCTGAACATGGAGGCGGTCGAGATCGCCTGCGGTCCGGCCGAGCATTACCAGCTGACGGCGGCCGCGCTGGACGCGCTGCATCCCGCGCCGGCCGGGGTCATAATCGCCAGCCCGGCCAATCCCACCGGGTCGGTGATCTCCGTATCCGAACTCTCCGAAATCGCCGCCGTGTGTCGCAAAAAGCGTATCCGAATTCTCTCGGACGAAATCTATCACGGCCTGTCCTACGTCGAGCCCCAGCCGTCGATGCTGTCGTTCGAGCCGGACGCCATGGTGATCAACAGCTTCAGCAAATACTGGAGCATGGCCGGCTGGCGGCTGGGCTGGCTGCTGGTCCCCGCCGACCATGCGGAGCGGGCCCGCGCCTTCATCGGCAACCTGTTCCTGACCCCGCCGTCGCTGAGCCAGCACGCCGGCCTGATTGCCATGGACCAGCACGACGTGCTGGAGGGCCATATCGAGGTCTATCGCAGGAACCGCGCCCGCATGCTGGAGGCCCTGCCTGCCCTTGGCCTGAAGTCGATCGCGCCCCCGGACGGGGCCTTCTACATCTGGGCCGACATCGGCCACCTGACGCAGGACAGCGTGGCCTTCTGCGAGCGGCTGCTACGCGACACAGGCGTGGCGACCGCGCCCGGCGTGGACTTCGATCCCGTGGACGGCCACCGTTTCATGCGGTTCAGCTTCGCCGTCTCGACCCCCGAGATCGAGGACGCCTTGGCCCGGATGATCCCGTGGTTCGCGGCCCGCGCCGCCGATTGA
- the pdxA gene encoding 4-hydroxythreonine-4-phosphate dehydrogenase PdxA, which produces MGPAPLVLSLGEPAGIGPEIVAKAWTALSAESPFAVIGDRALLEAQGVRVVEIGAPGDAASVFARGLPVLHHPAPAPVEPGRPDPRNAAVVADWIERAVGLALSGEASGVVTAPIAKAPLYAAGFRFPGHTEFIAELTADAPFAGTRGPVMMLTAQDLRACLVTIHVALDQVPELVTAERVCRTARVVHEAMKRDFGIASPRLALAALNPHAGEGGALGLQEIEVLRPAAEALRAEGIAITDPLPADTLFHAEARATYDAAICLYHDQALIPVKTLDFWGGVNATLGLPIVRTSPDHGTGFEIAGKGVARADSLIAAIRLASTMAAARATR; this is translated from the coding sequence ATGGGGCCGGCCCCTCTGGTCCTGAGCCTGGGCGAACCCGCCGGCATCGGTCCGGAGATCGTCGCCAAGGCCTGGACGGCCCTGTCCGCCGAAAGCCCCTTCGCGGTCATCGGCGACCGGGCCCTGCTGGAGGCCCAGGGCGTTCGGGTGGTCGAGATCGGTGCGCCGGGCGACGCGGCCTCCGTGTTCGCACGGGGCCTTCCGGTCCTGCACCACCCGGCCCCCGCGCCCGTCGAGCCGGGCCGGCCGGATCCCCGCAACGCCGCCGTCGTCGCCGACTGGATCGAGCGCGCGGTCGGCCTGGCCCTGTCCGGCGAGGCGTCCGGCGTGGTGACCGCCCCGATCGCCAAGGCCCCGCTCTATGCCGCCGGCTTCCGCTTCCCCGGCCACACCGAGTTCATCGCCGAACTGACCGCCGACGCCCCGTTCGCCGGGACGCGGGGGCCGGTGATGATGCTGACGGCGCAGGACCTGCGCGCCTGTCTGGTCACCATCCACGTCGCCCTGGACCAGGTCCCGGAACTGGTGACGGCCGAACGCGTGTGCCGCACGGCGCGCGTCGTGCACGAAGCCATGAAGCGGGATTTCGGCATCGCCTCGCCGCGCCTGGCCCTGGCGGCCCTGAACCCGCATGCGGGCGAAGGCGGGGCGCTCGGTTTGCAGGAGATCGAGGTGCTGCGACCGGCGGCCGAGGCGCTGCGGGCCGAGGGCATCGCCATCACCGACCCCCTGCCCGCCGACACCCTGTTCCACGCCGAGGCGCGCGCGACCTATGACGCCGCGATCTGCCTGTATCACGACCAGGCCCTGATCCCGGTCAAGACGCTGGACTTCTGGGGCGGGGTCAACGCCACCCTGGGCCTGCCGATCGTACGGACGTCGCCCGACCACGGCACCGGCTTCGAGATCGCGGGCAAGGGCGTGGCGCGGGCGGACAGCCTGATCGCGGCGATCCGTCTGGCCTCCACCATGGCGGCGGCGCGGGCCACGCGCTAA
- the rsmA gene encoding 16S rRNA (adenine(1518)-N(6)/adenine(1519)-N(6))-dimethyltransferase RsmA — MSDLPPLRESLEAHGLLAKKSFGQHFLLDLNITRKIVRLAGPFEGRAVIEVGPGPGGLTRAIVESDAGPVVLVEKDPRFLPLLNELDTGDGRLRIIEADALKVVEADLVAGPAHVVSNLPYNVGTPLLIKWLTGPWIPHAMTLMFQKEVAERIVAAPGDDAYGRLAVIAQAVAEARIVMHLPAAAFTPPPKVASAVVHLVPHADRPDREMLKRLETVTAAAFGQRRKMLRSSLKQLGGGALCEAAGIDPDARAETIDIAGFLRLAAACGS; from the coding sequence GTGTCAGACCTTCCCCCCCTTCGCGAGTCTCTCGAAGCCCACGGCCTTCTGGCCAAAAAGAGCTTCGGCCAGCATTTCCTGCTGGACCTCAACATCACGCGCAAGATCGTGCGTCTGGCCGGACCGTTCGAGGGCCGCGCCGTGATCGAGGTCGGCCCCGGCCCCGGCGGCCTGACGCGCGCGATCGTAGAGAGCGACGCCGGCCCGGTCGTGCTGGTCGAGAAGGACCCGCGCTTCCTCCCCCTGCTCAATGAGCTCGACACGGGCGACGGTCGGCTGAGGATCATCGAGGCCGATGCGCTCAAGGTGGTGGAGGCCGATCTGGTCGCCGGCCCGGCCCACGTCGTGTCCAACCTGCCCTACAACGTCGGCACGCCGCTGCTGATCAAATGGCTGACGGGGCCGTGGATCCCGCATGCCATGACCCTGATGTTCCAGAAGGAGGTCGCCGAGCGGATCGTGGCGGCTCCCGGCGACGACGCCTACGGCCGACTGGCGGTCATCGCCCAGGCCGTGGCCGAGGCCCGGATCGTCATGCACCTGCCCGCCGCCGCCTTCACCCCCCCGCCCAAGGTCGCCTCGGCCGTCGTCCACCTGGTTCCCCACGCCGACCGCCCCGATCGCGAGATGCTGAAGCGGCTGGAGACCGTCACCGCCGCGGCCTTCGGCCAGCGCCGCAAGATGCTGCGCTCCAGCCTGAAACAGCTCGGCGGCGGAGCCCTGTGCGAGGCAGCCGGGATCGACCCGGACGCGCGGGCGGAGACCATCGACATCGCGGGCTTTCTGCGCCTCGCCGCGGCCTGCGGCTCTTGA
- a CDS encoding dienelactone hydrolase family protein: MGDDRKKIPAEAVDLYTRFIHGEIDRRAFVRGVSRYAVAGLTASVIVEALMPNYALGQQVARNDERIRADYVTVPSPDGYGSIRGYLVRPFSADSRSAEPALLPGVIVIHENRGLNPHTEDVARRFALANFMAFAPDTLTSVGGYPGDDFKGGQLFASLDREKMTKDLVAAARWLKARPDCNGRIAATGFCFGGGQSNLLAGLMGPDLAAAAPFYGGATPPELVPAIEAAILIHHGALDTRLAEGYPAQIAELERHGVRHEGHLWPDSVHGFFNDATPERYNATTAAEAWDRTLQWFNSHTRTPVTG; the protein is encoded by the coding sequence ATGGGCGACGACAGGAAGAAGATCCCGGCTGAGGCGGTGGATCTCTACACCCGCTTCATCCACGGCGAGATCGACCGGCGCGCCTTCGTGCGCGGTGTCAGCCGCTATGCCGTCGCGGGTCTGACCGCCTCGGTGATCGTCGAGGCCCTGATGCCCAACTATGCGCTGGGCCAGCAGGTCGCGCGGAACGATGAGCGCATCCGCGCGGACTATGTGACCGTGCCCTCTCCGGACGGCTACGGGTCCATCCGCGGCTATCTGGTCCGGCCGTTCAGCGCCGACTCGCGCAGCGCCGAGCCGGCCCTTCTGCCCGGGGTGATCGTGATCCACGAGAACCGCGGCCTGAACCCCCACACCGAGGACGTGGCGCGCCGGTTCGCCCTGGCGAACTTTATGGCCTTCGCGCCCGACACCCTGACCAGCGTCGGCGGGTACCCGGGCGATGACTTCAAGGGCGGCCAGCTGTTCGCCTCGCTGGACCGGGAGAAGATGACCAAAGATCTGGTCGCCGCAGCCCGCTGGCTCAAGGCCCGACCGGATTGCAACGGGCGGATCGCGGCGACCGGCTTCTGCTTCGGCGGCGGCCAGTCGAACCTGCTGGCCGGGCTGATGGGCCCCGACTTGGCGGCCGCCGCGCCCTTCTACGGCGGCGCCACGCCTCCGGAGCTCGTGCCCGCGATCGAGGCGGCCATCCTGATCCACCACGGCGCGCTGGATACGCGTCTGGCCGAGGGCTATCCGGCCCAGATCGCCGAGCTGGAACGCCACGGCGTCCGGCACGAGGGCCATCTGTGGCCGGACTCGGTTCATGGCTTCTTCAACGACGCGACGCCGGAGCGCTACAACGCCACCACCGCCGCCGAGGCCTGGGACCGGACGCTCCAGTGGTTCAATTCGCACACGCGGACGCCCGTCACCGGGTGA
- a CDS encoding peptidylprolyl isomerase — MRISTAFAVAALVAGSAVAQTAPGQATAPGAAAGTLNPTAGQQPVTAPLPPQPEFKMADGIVATVNDQVITGFDLRQRMLTTIAMSQVQPTEENIPAIQQQALQGLIEERLQAAEIAKFETLKITDAEVDEEIARMAEEAGTTPQAYVEFLTSGGIRAENLREQLRTEIGWRELVGGRFNSRSRVSRAQVQQALRQVTETASKPQYLVGEIYLEAARVGGQQQAMNGAEQLVQQMVQGAPFQAVARQFSAAPSAARGGDAGWLVQGTVQPELQAALEALEVGQLSRPIPVSGGVYIIYMRDKRSGAATNLVSLKQAMIELPETAPPADVAAATTRLQTLRGSLTCDNILQRTSSEAGLLGSDLGEADVANLAPQFQQVARSAEIGSVSDVVRTPLGVHLVAVCGRRAGGADVPTAREIEGRLQNQNLAMLARRYLRDLRADALIELK; from the coding sequence ATGCGTATTTCGACGGCCTTCGCGGTGGCGGCGCTGGTCGCCGGTTCGGCCGTGGCCCAGACGGCCCCCGGCCAGGCGACGGCCCCGGGGGCCGCTGCCGGCACCCTGAACCCGACGGCCGGACAACAGCCGGTCACCGCCCCCCTGCCTCCCCAGCCCGAGTTCAAGATGGCCGACGGGATCGTCGCGACCGTCAACGATCAGGTCATCACGGGTTTCGACCTGCGCCAGCGCATGCTGACCACCATCGCGATGAGCCAGGTGCAGCCGACCGAGGAAAACATCCCCGCGATCCAGCAGCAGGCGCTGCAGGGCCTGATCGAGGAGCGCCTCCAGGCCGCCGAGATCGCCAAGTTCGAAACGCTGAAGATCACCGACGCGGAAGTCGATGAGGAAATCGCGCGCATGGCCGAAGAGGCCGGCACCACGCCGCAGGCCTATGTCGAGTTTCTGACGTCCGGCGGCATCCGGGCCGAAAACCTGCGCGAGCAGCTGCGCACCGAGATCGGCTGGCGCGAACTGGTCGGCGGGCGTTTCAACAGCCGCTCGCGCGTCAGCCGGGCCCAGGTCCAGCAGGCCCTGCGCCAGGTCACCGAGACCGCGTCCAAGCCCCAGTATCTGGTCGGCGAAATCTACCTCGAGGCCGCCCGTGTCGGCGGCCAGCAGCAGGCCATGAACGGGGCCGAGCAATTGGTCCAGCAGATGGTCCAGGGCGCGCCCTTCCAGGCCGTGGCCCGCCAGTTCTCGGCCGCGCCGTCGGCCGCGCGTGGCGGCGATGCCGGCTGGCTGGTCCAGGGGACGGTTCAGCCCGAGCTCCAGGCCGCGCTGGAAGCGCTTGAGGTCGGTCAGCTGTCGCGTCCGATCCCCGTCTCGGGCGGCGTCTACATCATCTACATGCGCGACAAGCGCTCCGGCGCCGCCACCAATCTGGTGTCGCTGAAACAGGCCATGATCGAGCTGCCGGAAACCGCGCCGCCGGCCGACGTCGCCGCGGCGACGACGCGGCTGCAGACCCTGCGCGGCAGCCTGACGTGCGACAACATCCTGCAGCGCACCTCGTCCGAGGCCGGGCTGCTGGGCTCGGATCTGGGCGAGGCGGACGTCGCCAACCTGGCCCCGCAGTTCCAGCAGGTCGCGCGCTCCGCCGAGATCGGCAGCGTCAGCGACGTCGTGCGCACCCCGCTGGGCGTGCATCTGGTCGCCGTCTGCGGTCGCCGCGCGGGGGGGGCCGATGTCCCGACCGCGCGCGAGATCGAGGGCCGGCTGCAGAACCAGAACCTGGCCATGCTGGCGCGCCGCTATCTGCGCGACCTGCGCGCCGACGCCCTGATCGAACTGAAGTAA